The sequence below is a genomic window from Aureispira sp. CCB-E.
AGATGCTTTTTTACGTTTTTACTTCGTGAGCCTACGGGTTCGTAGGGAAACTAAAAAATCAACGGAGTATTAATTCTAGATAACCTTATTCTTAAATAATCTCAATTTATTACTCCGTTGATTTTTTAACGGATGTCATCAATTCAATAGTTCGTTGAAACCACGTAGTAGCTGCGAACCGAGCTATGCGAGCTCACGACCATAGGGAGTAACAAAGCTAGTCAACGAACTACTAATCAATTAATAACTATCAAATAATCAAAAGATGAGTAAGAGTATTTTTTATATCGTAGGTGTATTAGTTGCTTTATTAATGACTGTTGTTTCTTGCCAAAAAGAAGATGTTGAAGTTCCTATTCCTGAAAAATGTCCAAATATTGGATTTGATGTTGTAAATATTAATGAATCTTTTTCGTCTACCACTTATAGCCCTGTTTTTTATGCTCATAACAGTGTTACGATGCAAGGAAAGTATAAGGATTATTCTGGGCTTGGACAAAATTTAGGATCTGTAAAGACTATTTCAGCTTCTGAGCTACCCAATCCAAACGCAAACTTTGTCGATAAAGTTTTAAATATTAAAGATGCCGATGTATTGTTTGATTATTCTGCTGTAGACCATTCAACAAGGTTAAAGTCAATTATCCTTAAAACTGATGATTTGCTTCATTCTGGAAACCTTAAAATAAATGGTGGTTCTCCTGAGGAATATATGGCATCTCAAACTTTTGGTGAGGTGAAATTATTAGGAGAAATTAATACTATAGAGTTAGGAGGAGCGTCTATTTCAATTGATGACTTATTGCTAAACGATCTTTCACGCAATAGTACTGGATGGGACGCGAGTACATTTGTTTTTGATAATTCCCTAAATATATTTATCGACTCTGCCGACACAGATTATAAACTAATACATACTATGGGAATTCGTATCTTGCACCAACAACACCTACCTTATCCTACCAATATAGATTCTGTCTATTTTAGAGCTAAATATATAGGTTCTACTGGTGCTGTTGGTGGAGGCGAAAAGGGACTTATCGCATGGGGGGATAGTTTCCCTTTTGATAAAGAGAGGAATAGCAATTTTTCTGGTGGTCTTTTAAAATTACTAGATTGTGATTTAGAGATAGATTTTTCAAGTCTTAGGATTTCTAAGAAACATATTTCTTTTGACGTTTCTAATGATATGTTGCTTGTCGCTCCCAATGAATTTAGAGTAAATGGCGCTTCATTGGGGACTGTTCCTGCTGGTATTTCTTATACTATTATGCCTTTAGGAGATGCTGAAAATGGAATACCTTGTTATCGAGTTGTCATTGAAGGTCCTATTAATACAATTGTATTGCCAGAAAATACGACATATGATAACTTATCTGTCTATGGTCTTTAAATAGATGTGTGTGTAGTAATTAGCTGTTGTGCTATTTCGTATGGAGTTTTAGACTTTTTTGATAAGAACTTCTAAACGATTGGTATTGATTATTGGATGTTAAGAGGTATTGTAGGTGGTCTACCTAAGACTAACAAAGAGTGGTTTCGAATAGTGAATGGGATGGGCTATAGGTCTCTATGACGGAGTAGGCAGTTTAGCTAATTGCACAGATCAATATTATGTATAATTTCTATTAAATAAAGTATTATCTTAGTAACAGAAGCAATAAAAAGATGTCAAAAGAAAGTGGATAGTACCGCTTTCAAAGTAATTTATCAGCATTATGCTGATAAATTATACTACGTCTGCCTGCGATATCTCAAGAATAGACCAGACGCTTGTGATGCCTTGCAAGAGGGATTCATCCAAGCGTACAAGAAGATACCCTCATTTTCTGGCAAAGGATCCTTTGAGGGCTGGTTAAAAAAAATCATAGTAAATAAATGCTTAGAATTCTTACGAAGTCGGAAGATTTACGAAGAACTGGAAAATAGCCATATTGTAGAGGATTTTTATGAGCAATCCTTTGAATTTGATTATCCTAAAGGAGATGAAAATCTACAAAGAGTACTACTAAACGCAATTAATCAATTATCAGATGGCTATAGAACAATTGTGAATTTAGTCATTATTGAAGGCTATTCTCACAAAGAGGTTAGTGAATTAATTGGAATTAGCGTAAGTACTTCTAGGTCCCAATTGGTAAGGGCAAGGTTTCAGCTTAAAAAATATTTAACAGCAGATCAATCTGTTCAAATAATTAACAACTACTATGACAGAATTTGATAAACTATTTAGGGATAATTTAAAGGAAGGTAAAGCAGAAACGCCTTCTTTTGTTTGGGACAATATTGAAAAGGAAATTGAAGAGAAGAAGCGTAAAAAAGGGTTGTTTTTCTTCTTTCAGATGCTAAGTATATTGCTTCTCCTGCTAAGTTTAGGATTTATTTACTGGGTAATAGATGATTTGCCGCAGCAGGCATCTTTTGAGGAAATTGTCTCTGAACCAAACCTTAATTCTAAAGAATCAAACGCAATACCAAAATCAACAGGTTTTGATGAATTGCCAACAACTATTTATTCAAAGAAAAATCAAAACAAGATAGACAAACAGTATGTCAATAAAAAGGAAGCCTATATCTCTGAAAATTTACCCACTGATATTGCTACGGTAGAAGATCTATCTAAAGGATTGTTGTCACTAGAAGGAAAGGAAGGTAGAGGAATAGAGCGTCTATCTGAGGGATTGTTATTATCAGAAGGGAAGGAAGATAAAGGAGTAGAAGATCTATCTAAAGGATTGTTGTTACCAGAAGAGAAGGAAGAGAATGCGGAAGGAGCAGAGAGGATTGTTAAGGAATTATTGTTAGAAGATGAGTGCATTGACAGTATGTTTATAGAAAATAAGGACTTGGCAATGTTGTTAACAGGAGAGGTAGTAAAAGAAAATGATTCAAGAAAAAATAAACCTAGAAAAACGCCATTTTTCATAGAAACTAAAGTTGGTTATTCCAGCTATAAAATGAGTTTATGGAATTCCTCTTTTGTCTTTGGAGATCTTTCGAATCGAAAATTCAAATCCTCAGGACTGAATGCAAATATAAGTTTTGGTTATCAAATTAATTCTTTATTAAATCCAATAGTAGGTTTTAATTATAATAGAAAACAAGCTGAATTCAATTATAGTGCTTTATATGATGACGAAGGCTATTTTACTTATAATATTCAAGGAAATAAAATGCCTTTAGATGAAATCAATGACTCTGACCTTTTATGCAATCAATTTATTTTATACGATATAAAGGCGGTCTTTAATATTACATCATTTTCTCTAACTGTGGGGAATCGATTTAATTTATTACAACTAAATAAAATAGGAATTGATTTGGATGTGAGTTATAGCCTTGAAATAAGTTCTAACATAGATGTACAATCTATTGATAAGATCGATGTTTCAGAACATCTTAGAGAACGTTTCAATTCTAAAATAGCTATGGGGTTAAATATTAACTATCAATTGAGCCAACAGTTGAGGCTTTTTGTTCAAGCAGAATATATTTTTAAGCCCTATAATTCAAATAATTTCCACCGTAGTAATGCACATGAATTAATTAATTCTCTTGGATTGAGATTTAATTTTTGATAACAAAAGAATAGAGGTCCTTTGGCAAATACATTAAGGTTGTGGAGGTGTTGATAGGTTACAACATTTACTATTTAGATAATAGGGAGTTGAAATAATTCCTTAAGTTTCAAAAAAATAAAAAATATTAAAAAATGAAAAATTTATCTCGATTTATTTTGATCTCATTATTTGCTGTAAGTTTTTTTTCTTCGTGTAAAAAACAGGATAACGGTATTTGGGAGGTGGCCTTGTCTGTTGAAGTAGAAGGTGATCTAGAGAGTTGGTCTACAATATCTTATTATGATAAAGCAGGGCAACTTCAAACAGAAACTTTAACCCCTGATTGGAATACAACATTTGAATTGGATTCTGGTGCGGATCTAATTGTTAGAGCTAAAGGAATGCTTGATGGAGACCATATTACAGTAAAATATAAAGCAACTATTGGAGGGAAACTTGTTCGATCAGGCGGAAGTGGTGTTTCTACAAAAGATCAAAAAAAGTTTGACATTTGGGTAGAAGATAAATTAGAA
It includes:
- a CDS encoding RNA polymerase sigma factor — translated: MDSTAFKVIYQHYADKLYYVCLRYLKNRPDACDALQEGFIQAYKKIPSFSGKGSFEGWLKKIIVNKCLEFLRSRKIYEELENSHIVEDFYEQSFEFDYPKGDENLQRVLLNAINQLSDGYRTIVNLVIIEGYSHKEVSELIGISVSTSRSQLVRARFQLKKYLTADQSVQIINNYYDRI